One genomic segment of Candidatus Eisenbacteria bacterium includes these proteins:
- a CDS encoding DUF3224 domain-containing protein — protein sequence MTARATGPFEVKLAPLALSEVAAESGLGRMSLDKVFHGDLEATSTGEMLSAMGNVQGSGSYVALERVIGTLHGRHGTFALLHRGTMTRGAQALSVTVVPDSGTGQLEGLAGSMEIVIEDRAHSYVLDYTLPDRIA from the coding sequence GTGACCGCCCGCGCCACCGGGCCGTTCGAGGTGAAGCTCGCTCCGCTCGCGCTCTCGGAGGTCGCGGCCGAGTCGGGGCTCGGGCGCATGTCCCTGGACAAGGTCTTCCACGGCGATCTCGAGGCGACGAGCACCGGCGAGATGCTGAGCGCGATGGGAAACGTGCAGGGCTCGGGGAGCTACGTCGCGCTCGAGCGGGTGATCGGCACGCTGCACGGACGCCACGGCACGTTCGCCCTTCTCCATCGCGGCACGATGACCCGCGGCGCGCAGGCACTCAGCGTCACCGTCGTGCCCGACTCGGGCACGGGCCAGCTCGAGGGCCTCGCCGGCTCGATGGAGATCGTGATCGAGGATAGGGCCCACTCGTACGTCCTCGACTACACGCTGCCCGACCGCATCGCCTGA
- a CDS encoding DUF11 domain-containing protein, which produces MFQHLKRALAFAIVAAAFSAPATAFADGGVRVALSSQRVTIVEGKEVLVSADKARPGDVIEYRAVYKNDGRTAVRELDATLPVPSGLEYLPKTAAPAVVLASTDGRTFAPVPLVRTVRTTDGREVVREVPLAEYRALRWSIGTLAAKESRTVRARMRVAPLASVAANER; this is translated from the coding sequence ATGTTCCAGCACCTCAAGCGCGCCCTCGCGTTCGCGATCGTTGCCGCGGCGTTCTCGGCCCCGGCGACCGCGTTCGCGGACGGCGGCGTCCGCGTCGCACTCAGCTCGCAGCGCGTGACGATCGTCGAAGGCAAGGAAGTTCTCGTGTCGGCCGACAAGGCCCGGCCCGGCGACGTGATCGAGTACCGCGCGGTCTACAAGAATGACGGCCGCACCGCGGTTCGAGAACTCGACGCCACCCTGCCGGTGCCCAGCGGGCTCGAGTACCTGCCGAAGACCGCGGCGCCCGCCGTGGTCCTCGCGAGCACCGACGGCCGCACGTTCGCCCCGGTTCCGCTCGTCCGCACCGTCCGCACGACCGACGGGCGCGAGGTCGTCCGCGAGGTTCCCCTCGCGGAGTACCGCGCGCTGCGCTGGTCCATCGGGACGCTGGCGGCGAAGGAGTCGCGCACGGTGCGCGCGCGCATGCGGGTCGCCCCGCTCGCGAGCGTGGCCGCGAACGAACGCTGA